In one Oligoflexia bacterium genomic region, the following are encoded:
- the dnaJ gene encoding molecular chaperone DnaJ gives MTLAKRDYYDVLGVQRTSGADELKKAYRKLALQFHPDKNPDDKGAEEKFKEVSEAYDVLSDAKKRQMYDQFGHAASGAGGFGGGGGYEYNSGGFQDLFNDVFGDFFGGQRGGRSRDPRKQRGADLRYTLTVSFEDAGVGCEKQISFMRNRSCTTCKGSGSKSGETPTPCVQCGGAGEVRFQQGFFAVSRPCPQCHGEGTVIKNPCNTCRGARVVQTPTKLAVSVPAGVNTGQRLKLKSEGDEGPQGGPPGDLYVVIQLAQHVLFERQDDEIMCEVPLSYSEAALGTEISVPTLNGQVSLKIPHGTPSGKTFRVKGKGFPHLGGYGAGDLFVRVVVDVPASLNSEQKDLLKKLETATQETPMKKEYKEKIRSLKKTP, from the coding sequence ATTACTTTGGCCAAGCGAGATTATTACGACGTACTTGGAGTCCAACGCACGTCCGGTGCTGACGAACTTAAAAAGGCGTATCGCAAACTTGCACTTCAATTTCATCCTGATAAAAATCCAGACGACAAAGGTGCAGAAGAAAAATTTAAAGAAGTTTCTGAGGCCTATGACGTCTTAAGTGACGCTAAAAAAAGACAGATGTATGATCAGTTTGGCCATGCAGCTAGTGGTGCCGGAGGTTTCGGCGGCGGTGGTGGCTATGAATACAACTCCGGTGGTTTTCAAGACCTCTTTAACGATGTCTTCGGAGATTTTTTTGGCGGCCAAAGAGGCGGACGCTCACGAGATCCTCGCAAACAAAGAGGAGCTGATCTTCGATATACTCTTACTGTAAGTTTTGAAGATGCTGGAGTTGGTTGTGAAAAACAAATCAGCTTTATGAGAAATCGTTCATGCACAACATGTAAAGGTTCGGGAAGTAAATCTGGGGAAACACCTACACCGTGTGTACAATGCGGTGGAGCCGGTGAGGTCAGATTTCAACAAGGTTTTTTTGCTGTGTCACGCCCATGCCCACAATGTCATGGCGAGGGAACGGTAATTAAAAACCCTTGTAATACTTGTCGTGGAGCACGTGTTGTTCAAACTCCAACAAAATTAGCAGTGAGTGTCCCCGCAGGTGTTAACACGGGTCAGCGCTTAAAACTAAAAAGCGAGGGTGATGAAGGCCCACAAGGCGGACCTCCTGGAGATTTATATGTCGTGATTCAATTGGCCCAGCATGTATTGTTTGAAAGACAAGATGATGAAATTATGTGTGAAGTTCCATTAAGTTATTCTGAGGCAGCACTTGGAACCGAAATAAGCGTTCCAACTCTCAATGGTCAAGTTTCACTTAAGATTCCTCACGGCACTCCAAGTGGGAAAACATTCCGCGTTAAAGGAAAAGGGTTTCCTCACCTAGGTGGCTACGGCGCAGGAGATCTTTTTGTTAGAGTTGTAGTAGATGTTCCTGCTAGCCTTAATAGTGAGCAAAAGGATCTCTTGAAAAAACTTGAAACTGCTACTCAAGAAACTCCAATGAAAAAAGAGTATAAAGAAAAAATCAGGAGCTTAAAAAAAACCCCATGA
- the hemW gene encoding radical SAM family heme chaperone HemW gives MAFGVYVHIPYCLQRCVYCDFATYEFSQILEPQSYVELVKKEITSRASVIHPRKLDTLYFGGGTPSLLEPSQLIEIINTLKENGFELSKSSEVTIEINPATLTQKKLEALIKGGFNRFSVGAQSFNDRLLKIAHRKHSAQDTRDTLSLLNSYKLNFSVDVLFALPTQTLDDLAHDLDEIQHFNPPHVSPYCLTVPESNPMAKNRPQDEVQIEMFSLIETRLLKHGLNRYEISNFAKPGFESRHNLLYWNDDEYWGIGLSSHSYLHRFEWGSRFWNPRSINDYVKQIEQQDSKPWTLDGLPNESGERLKEHQALTDFFHISLRRAEGFKPENFERKFSRPLQSIAAKPLEKLLNKRLLIENDNGYALSPEGILLSNHVFEELTFLQPLIR, from the coding sequence ATGGCTTTTGGTGTTTACGTCCATATACCCTATTGTCTTCAACGTTGCGTCTACTGTGACTTTGCTACTTACGAGTTTTCTCAAATTCTCGAGCCCCAATCTTATGTTGAACTCGTGAAAAAAGAAATCACTTCGCGCGCCTCAGTTATTCATCCACGAAAACTCGATACACTTTATTTTGGTGGAGGAACACCATCACTTCTTGAGCCTTCTCAGCTTATCGAAATAATCAACACATTGAAAGAAAACGGTTTTGAACTCTCAAAATCGTCTGAAGTAACTATTGAGATCAATCCGGCAACTCTGACGCAGAAAAAACTCGAAGCACTGATTAAAGGTGGATTCAATCGCTTTTCAGTTGGAGCGCAATCCTTCAATGATCGGCTTTTAAAGATTGCTCACCGCAAGCATTCTGCACAAGACACGCGTGACACGTTGAGTCTTTTAAATTCTTATAAATTAAATTTTTCAGTGGATGTTCTTTTTGCGCTTCCGACTCAAACCTTAGACGATCTCGCCCATGATTTAGATGAGATCCAGCATTTTAATCCACCGCATGTTAGCCCCTATTGTTTAACAGTTCCTGAATCAAATCCAATGGCAAAAAACCGCCCGCAAGATGAAGTTCAAATCGAAATGTTTTCACTTATTGAAACTAGACTTCTAAAGCATGGTCTTAATCGCTACGAAATAAGTAATTTCGCAAAACCGGGTTTTGAGAGCCGGCATAATCTACTTTATTGGAATGACGACGAGTACTGGGGCATTGGTCTTTCAAGTCATAGTTATCTCCACCGCTTTGAATGGGGCAGTAGATTTTGGAACCCACGCTCAATCAATGACTATGTAAAACAAATTGAACAGCAAGATTCAAAACCGTGGACATTAGACGGTTTACCTAACGAAAGTGGCGAAAGGCTTAAGGAACATCAAGCCTTGACTGATTTTTTTCATATTTCATTACGTCGCGCTGAGGGTTTTAAGCCAGAAAATTTTGAGCGTAAGTTTAGCCGCCCACTTCAGAGCATTGCAGCAAAACCCTTAGAAAAGCTTTTAAACAAGCGACTCCTCATTGAGAATGATAACGGTTATGCACTGAGCCCTGAGGGAATTCTTCTTTCAAATCATGTCTTTGAAGAACTCACCTTTTTACAGCCTTTAATCAGATAA
- a CDS encoding nucleotide exchange factor GrpE, whose amino-acid sequence MSDPKDDANDNVTALPVKDIPTESDPAKNELEELKKQNLYLRADFDNYRKQMIKERSDLIKFGSEPVIREFLNVLDNLELAANTELTTESLEKYKSGIQMIIAQFSKSLERFGVEAVDAKGQIFDPTMHEALTSSNNPDLPPNVVTQVFKKAYKLNGKIIRPAQVVVNTPQKEG is encoded by the coding sequence ATGAGTGATCCCAAGGATGACGCAAACGATAACGTGACCGCTTTGCCTGTTAAAGACATACCTACTGAAAGCGATCCGGCAAAAAATGAGCTTGAAGAGTTAAAAAAGCAAAACCTCTATTTAAGAGCTGATTTTGATAATTATCGAAAGCAAATGATTAAAGAACGCTCTGATCTTATTAAGTTTGGTTCTGAGCCCGTTATCAGAGAGTTTTTAAACGTATTAGACAATCTTGAACTTGCGGCAAACACAGAACTTACAACTGAGAGTCTTGAAAAATATAAAAGTGGTATTCAAATGATCATTGCTCAATTTAGTAAATCTTTAGAGCGCTTTGGAGTTGAAGCCGTCGATGCAAAAGGACAAATATTTGACCCTACAATGCATGAGGCTCTAACTTCATCAAACAACCCGGATCTCCCGCCCAATGTAGTTACACAAGTCTTTAAAAAAGCTTACAAGCTCAACGGAAAAATTATTCGCCCCGCACAAGTCGTTGTTAACACTCCCCAGAAAGAAGGGTAA
- the tatB gene encoding Sec-independent protein translocase protein TatB, whose amino-acid sequence MFNLGFSEMLLLAAIALIFIGPKQLPQLAKVLGRTIGELKKAMSDVTVSMTSNVVDDEIKNKKTSNELTKTDDKNKSST is encoded by the coding sequence ATGTTTAATCTCGGATTTAGCGAAATGCTGCTCTTGGCGGCCATAGCGTTAATTTTCATTGGTCCAAAGCAATTGCCACAACTTGCAAAAGTTTTGGGGCGAACAATTGGTGAATTAAAAAAAGCCATGTCAGACGTTACAGTTTCTATGACAAGCAATGTTGTAGATGATGAAATTAAAAATAAAAAAACAAGCAATGAGTTAACAAAAACAGATGATAAAAATAAGAGCTCCACATGA
- a CDS encoding pitrilysin family protein: MKVLLVESHKAPVVAVQMWVKTGSADEKKDEEGISHFIEHLVFKGTSKFGVGEVAKTVESSGGELNAYTTFDHTVFHVTMSKEELDVGLDCIAEMMGFPKFDPVEIDKEREVVLEEIKRSFDNPHSISMQRLFSTVFKKHPYGIPVIGYAKNIKKVKPKTLVKYYQSRYVPTNMTLVVTGDFDKTEIKKQIEKYYGAFKAHSLKKIARKKESPQKQPRVDYLTTEFQEAALNIAFRVPAAKNADVAALDVLGCILGQGDSSRLVKRLRLERSLVMGVSAGSFNPLDEGLFVIGVNAKAENISETMDIITQELGYILSHTISQGELSRARLNLEAEEIFSLETVDGLARKVGMFQTLLNDPEYIQRYLKQVQALTPKDILRVARKYLSPERSSVTLMIHKKETSVLPKKKFQEQVKALLKQLKTSQKQKVSVDKEKVQKSQTLKVPLKMSVHHSKIVKHRLPNGALVVLKRNPEVPIVHIKAGFLGGVRLEKDHNQGVTTLLSNTWTSGSRRYTESETASIIEDCAGSISAFGGRNSIGMTLESLKIHEERALTLFEDVLSNPIFPQEAVLREASIQKEHLRTRGDHPSSVAGQIFMDKIFKDHPYGRDLLGTNESISKLGTDSILEHWKKIVSSDNAVFVAVGDFDEDKQLKFFQEMCKGIGRGQKQESRFDIAPLTENIHAYSRSEKEQSHIIVGYRGISFKDPDRYALQVLQAILAGQGGRLFLELRDKASLAYTVSPVHMDGIETGYFGVYIGCSPEKGKTAIKMIHQELDLITQKAPSDDEVERAKRYLVGQNHIGLQRNGSQASSILFDELYGIDCMDTFRFAEHLKELKAQDVQRVAQRLFNAPYVTVAVGPEQPW; the protein is encoded by the coding sequence TTGAAAGTTTTACTTGTTGAATCTCATAAAGCACCCGTAGTCGCTGTGCAAATGTGGGTAAAAACTGGCAGTGCTGATGAAAAAAAAGACGAAGAAGGTATTAGTCATTTCATTGAGCATCTGGTTTTTAAAGGAACAAGTAAATTTGGAGTTGGAGAAGTTGCAAAAACCGTTGAAAGCTCAGGTGGTGAACTAAACGCGTACACTACTTTTGATCACACAGTTTTTCACGTTACTATGTCAAAAGAAGAGCTTGATGTAGGGCTTGATTGTATTGCTGAAATGATGGGTTTCCCAAAATTTGATCCAGTTGAAATAGATAAAGAGCGAGAAGTTGTATTAGAAGAAATTAAACGATCCTTTGACAATCCACATAGCATTTCGATGCAAAGATTATTTTCAACGGTGTTTAAAAAACATCCCTACGGAATTCCTGTTATTGGGTACGCAAAAAATATTAAAAAAGTAAAACCTAAGACGCTTGTGAAATATTATCAATCACGTTACGTGCCTACAAACATGACTTTGGTTGTAACGGGGGATTTTGATAAGACTGAAATTAAAAAACAAATTGAAAAATACTATGGTGCGTTTAAAGCTCATTCACTGAAAAAAATCGCACGTAAAAAAGAATCACCGCAAAAGCAGCCCCGCGTTGATTATCTCACCACTGAATTTCAAGAGGCCGCACTTAATATTGCTTTTCGTGTACCTGCTGCTAAAAATGCAGATGTTGCAGCACTTGATGTGCTTGGGTGTATTTTGGGTCAAGGCGATAGTTCACGTCTTGTTAAAAGATTACGCCTTGAAAGATCTTTGGTCATGGGCGTAAGTGCCGGGAGTTTTAACCCCTTAGACGAAGGCCTTTTTGTTATTGGGGTAAATGCAAAAGCCGAAAATATTTCTGAAACAATGGATATTATTACCCAAGAATTAGGATACATTTTATCTCACACTATTTCCCAAGGCGAGCTTAGTCGCGCCAGACTTAATTTAGAGGCCGAAGAGATTTTTTCTCTGGAGACAGTAGACGGCCTTGCTCGAAAAGTAGGTATGTTTCAAACGTTACTGAATGATCCAGAGTATATTCAGCGATATCTTAAGCAAGTTCAAGCACTCACACCTAAAGACATATTGCGCGTTGCTCGTAAGTATCTTTCGCCTGAGAGAAGCAGCGTGACCTTGATGATTCATAAAAAAGAAACATCGGTACTTCCAAAAAAGAAATTTCAAGAACAGGTAAAGGCCTTATTAAAACAGTTAAAGACTTCGCAAAAACAAAAAGTTTCTGTTGATAAAGAAAAAGTACAAAAAAGCCAAACACTTAAAGTGCCTTTAAAAATGTCTGTTCATCACAGTAAAATTGTAAAACACAGACTACCAAATGGCGCACTTGTGGTTTTAAAAAGAAACCCCGAAGTTCCAATCGTGCATATTAAAGCTGGGTTTTTAGGAGGCGTAAGACTTGAGAAAGATCATAATCAGGGAGTAACAACACTCCTTTCAAACACCTGGACATCTGGTTCTCGCCGCTACACAGAAAGTGAAACCGCCTCAATCATAGAAGATTGCGCGGGAAGCATTTCAGCTTTTGGCGGACGTAATAGTATTGGAATGACTCTTGAATCTTTAAAGATTCATGAAGAGCGCGCCTTAACACTTTTTGAAGATGTGTTGAGTAATCCAATATTTCCACAAGAAGCTGTTTTAAGAGAAGCTTCGATACAAAAAGAACATTTGCGTACGCGCGGTGATCACCCTTCAAGTGTTGCCGGACAAATATTCATGGATAAAATATTTAAAGATCATCCCTATGGACGTGATCTCTTGGGCACAAACGAATCTATTTCAAAACTCGGAACAGATTCTATTTTAGAACATTGGAAAAAAATAGTTTCTTCAGACAACGCGGTTTTTGTAGCAGTTGGTGATTTTGACGAAGATAAACAACTTAAATTTTTTCAAGAAATGTGCAAGGGCATTGGTCGTGGTCAAAAACAAGAATCTCGTTTTGATATCGCACCACTCACAGAAAATATTCACGCCTATTCACGATCTGAAAAAGAACAAAGCCATATTATTGTTGGTTATCGCGGAATTTCTTTTAAAGATCCCGATCGCTATGCACTTCAAGTCTTGCAAGCCATTTTGGCGGGGCAAGGTGGGCGTCTATTCTTAGAGCTTCGAGATAAAGCATCACTTGCCTACACCGTTTCACCTGTTCACATGGACGGAATCGAAACCGGATATTTTGGTGTGTATATTGGTTGTTCTCCTGAAAAAGGTAAAACAGCGATTAAGATGATTCATCAAGAATTAGATCTTATTACGCAAAAAGCACCCAGTGATGATGAGGTTGAGCGCGCAAAACGTTATCTTGTTGGTCAAAATCACATAGGACTTCAGCGCAATGGTTCACAGGCTTCTTCCATATTATTTGATGAACTTTATGGAATTGACTGCATGGACACATTTCGATTTGCAGAGCATCTTAAAGAGCTCAAAGCTCAAGACGTTCAGCGAGTTGCCCAGCGCCTCTTTAATGCTCCCTATGTCACTGTAGCCGTGGGGCCAGAGCAACCTTGGTGA
- the tatC gene encoding twin-arginine translocase subunit TatC — MIDSEGPQTQSQVMTIAEHLSDLRVRLITTAYILLGGFALCYGFSEYIFNFLRDPIVPYLPAADKGLHFTGPFEKFMAHMKVSFLAGVILTSPLWLYQIWKFIAPGLYLKEKKYAAGFVFSGISLFVGGSAFAYYVVLPFAFKFLLGFGGTTDTPMITISEYIDFILKFFLAFGITFELPVILVFLGIMGVIDHQFLIKNRRYAIVVLAVISAVVTPPDALSMLALLIPLVILYEISVVLVRVLTRKTT; from the coding sequence ATGATTGATAGTGAGGGGCCACAAACTCAGTCTCAAGTTATGACAATTGCCGAACATCTCTCTGATCTGCGCGTGAGGCTTATTACAACGGCATATATTCTTCTGGGCGGCTTTGCTCTTTGCTACGGATTTAGTGAGTACATTTTTAATTTTTTGCGTGACCCAATTGTTCCGTACCTGCCAGCGGCTGATAAGGGTTTGCATTTTACGGGTCCGTTTGAAAAATTTATGGCGCATATGAAGGTGAGCTTTTTAGCGGGTGTGATTTTAACAAGTCCACTTTGGCTTTATCAAATTTGGAAATTTATTGCTCCAGGTCTTTATTTAAAAGAAAAAAAATATGCAGCAGGTTTTGTATTCTCAGGAATTTCACTTTTTGTAGGTGGATCTGCATTTGCCTATTATGTGGTTTTACCTTTCGCTTTTAAATTTTTATTAGGCTTTGGTGGCACAACCGATACGCCGATGATCACCATTAGTGAATATATAGATTTTATTCTAAAATTTTTCTTAGCCTTCGGTATTACTTTTGAACTTCCTGTGATTCTTGTATTTTTAGGTATCATGGGTGTTATTGATCATCAATTCTTAATCAAAAACAGACGTTATGCCATTGTTGTGTTGGCCGTAATTTCTGCGGTTGTAACACCACCCGATGCGCTGAGTATGCTCGCACTTTTAATTCCGCTAGTGATTCTTTATGAAATCAGTGTGGTT